One window of Magallana gigas chromosome 2, xbMagGiga1.1, whole genome shotgun sequence genomic DNA carries:
- the LOC105321817 gene encoding U6 snRNA-associated Sm-like protein LSm5: MTTTFSNPSQLLPLELVDKCIGSRIHIIMKNDKEIVGVLLGFDDYVNMVLEDVTEFESTPEGRRVTKLDQILLNGNNITMLVPGGEGPET; encoded by the exons atGACAACAACATTTTCAAACCCATCCCAGCTCTTGCCTTTAG aGTTGGTGGATAAATGTATTGGATCTCGCATTCACATcattatgaaaaatgacaaagaaATTGTAGGAGTGTTGCTGGGTTTTGATGACTATGTCA ATATGGTGTTGGAAGATGTCACAGAATT TGAAAGCACACCAGAAGGAAGAAGAGTGACAAAACTGGATCAAATTTTGTTGAATGGAAACAATATCACTATG TTGGTTCCTGGGGGTGAGGGTCCAGAAACTTAG